Within the Mycteria americana isolate JAX WOST 10 ecotype Jacksonville Zoo and Gardens unplaced genomic scaffold, USCA_MyAme_1.0 Scaffold_260, whole genome shotgun sequence genome, the region TCGACGAGGTGCACTACATCAACGACGCGGAGGTGAgtgaggggggggggtgggggggtgtctcgGGGGTTTGGGGGATCCCCCtgaccccccgccgcccccccagcGCGGCGTGGTGTGGGAGGAGGTGCTGATCATGCTGCCCGAGCACGTCAAGCTCATCCTGCTCAGCGCCACCATCCCCAACGCCTTCGAGTTCGCCCAGTGGGTCGGGTAGGatggggggggaatggggggggaacgggggctttggggggggggaacggggggaaatggggctttggggggggggaatagggctttggggggggggaatgggggctttggggggggggaacggggggaaatgggggctttggggggggtaatggggctttgggggggggaatgggggggaatgggggctttggggggggggaacggggctttggggggggaatgggggggaatgggggcttttgggggggggaatgggggggaatgggggctttgggggggaatggggggaatggggctttgggggggaatgggggccttgggggggggaatgggggaaatgggggttttggggggggggaaaatgggactttgggggggggaaggggctttgggggggggaaatggggtgCTGGGGTtccctggggggctggggggtggctggggggggctaAGAGGGATCtaggggggtgctggggggctggggggggagtcTGAAGGAGTAAGAGATgtgtgggggctgctgggggtccGTGGGGTGAacttgggggctggggggggctaaGAGGGTGtaggggggtgctgggggtccctggggtggccacagggtgctgggggggtgtctggggggggctGAGAGGGGTCTAGGGGGGctccgggggtccctggggtgagctcggggggctgggggggtaagggggctccgggggtccctgggggggccgcggccccccggcccctgctCTCGCCTGACGCCGCCCCGCAGCCGCACCAAGCGCCGGCGCCTGCGGGTGATCAGCACGCGGCAGCGCCCGGTGCCGCTGGAGCACTTCCTCTACACCGGGAACAGCCCCCGCACCCGCCACCAGCTCTTCCTGCTGCTCGACGCCCGCGGCAACTTCAGCACCCAAGGGTGAGCCCCGCGGCGACCCACGGCCGACCCACGGCCGACCCATGGCCGACCCATGGCCGCCCCACGGCGACCCACGGCCGCCCCATGGCCGTCCCCGCCCGCTGGTGCCTGGCCTCTGCAGaggccccagggggtcccgcacAGCCCTGAGCCAGCCTTGCCCCATGGCCAGCCCCACGGCCAGCCCCATAGAGAATTCCTGCCTAGTGCTAACCCGGTCCTGCCCCACGGGCAGCCCCATAGAGGATTCCTGCCCGGTGCTAACCTGGTCCTGCCCCACGGCCAGCCGCATAGAGAATTCCGGCCTAGTGCTAACCCGGTCCTGCCCCACGGCCAGCCCCATAGAGAATTCCTGCCCAGTGCTAAcccggccctgccccacagccagccttACAGAGCAGTCTCACACAGTCCTGGGACGGCTCTGCCCCACAGACAGCCCTATAGCTGCCCTATAGAGGTCTTGGTGGGGTCCCAGCCAGCCCAAACAGGTCCTGTCTCCTAgtcagccccacagccagcccatAGAGGGGTCCTGCACAGTCCTAAGTTGGTCGtaccccacagccagccccataGAGGGGTCCTGCACAGTCCTAAGTTGGTCGtaccccacagccagccccataGAGGAGTCCTGCACAGTCCTAAGTTGGTCGtaccccacagccagccccataGAGAACTCTTGTCCAGCGCTAAcccggccctgccccacagccagccttACAGAGCAGTCCCACAGAGTCCTGGGCGGGCTCTGCCCCACAGACAGCCCCATAGCTGCCCTATAGAGGTCTTGATGGGGTCCCGTGCAGCCCCGAATAGGTCTTGCCCCACGGCCAGCCCCACAGCAGACCCTATAGCCAGGCCCCACAgaggccccggggcggccccacATCACTGGGAGCCGCTTCTGGCCATCACCGTGCTGGCTGCCACCAGCACCAgcggcccctccccggggggccgtggggcaccccagccccccagctgccccccccagccccacgtctGCCCCCCAGGTACTACGCCGCCGTGGAGGCCAAGAAGGAGCGAACCAGCAAACACGCGCAGACCTTCGGGGCCAAGCAGCCCACCATGGGGGGCACCGGCCCCGGGCAGGtctggggggcagccgggggctgctgtggggctccCCACGCTCCGGAGGAGCCGGGAGcttcggggcgggccgggggtcccgcggggcgCCCCGGCTCAGCCCGCCGCGCCCCCTCCGCAGGACCGGGGGGTCTGGCTGGCGCTGCTGGGCTgctgcgggagcgggagcagTTGCCCGTCGTCGCCTTCACCTTCTCCCGCAGCCGCTGCGACGAGCACGCCGACGCGCTGGGCTCCCTCGACCTGGTCTCCAGCGCCGAGAGGGGCCGGATCCGGCTCTTCTTCCAGCGCTGCGTCTCCCGCCTGCGCGGCTCCGACCGCCGCCTGCCCCAGGTGGGGGGCTGGGACGGGcctcggggggccggggggggggtgcttgggggctggcaggggctctagggggaggctggaggggctggggagggctcgggggggggacttcggggggtggggggggccctggggggggttTGAAGGGAcatggggggctctggggggggttTAAGGGATGTGGGGGCTTTGTGGGGGGCTGGAAGGGacacggggggctctggggaggggtTAAGGGGATGTGGGGGGCTCTATGGGGAGCTGGAAGGGacacggggggctctggggaggggtTAAGGGGATGTGGGGGCTCACAGTGTGGGCTGGAAGGGacacggggggctctggggggggttaaggggatgtgggggggctcTATGGGGAGCTAGAAGGGAcatggggggctctgggggggttTAAGGGGATGTGGGGGCTTTGTGGGGGGCTGGAAGGGacacggggggctctgggggggggttAGGGGATGTGGGGGCTCACAgtgtggggctggaagggacacggggggctctgggggggggttAAGGGGATGTGGGGGGCTCTATGGGGAGCTAGAAGGGAcatggggggctctggggggggttTAAGGGGATGTGGGGGCTTTGTGGGGGGCTGAAAGGGacacggggggctctggggggggctCAAGGGGATCTGGGGGGCTCtatgggggtgcggggggctcaCAGTGGGGTTGGGCGTTCTCTGGGATGGGGACCCCGGGGGCTGCACCCGAGGCAGGGGGGCCCCGCGGGCTCTGTGGGGTGGTgctggggggccgtggggccgcgCCGTGGGGGCCGCtgaccccccgtgtcccccccaggtGGTGCACATGGCGGAGCTGCTGCAGGCGGCATCGGGGTGCACCACGGCGGGGTGCTGCCCCTGCTCAAGGAGGTGGTGGAGATGCTCTTCAGCCAGGGGCTGGTCAAGGTgcgccgtggggcggccgtggggcggccgtggggctgggggggccgctcGGGCAGGGGCTCGCTGCGGGGCTGGACGAGGGGTGACGCGTCCGCGCGGGACGTGCGGCATCCTGCCCCGCTGCGGGGCCCCCCTGCCCCGTGGTggccccccgcgtcccccccctttgcccccccacatctccccctttgccccccccatctccccccccgccccccaggtGCTCTTCGCCACCGAGACCTTCGCCATGGGGGTGAACATGCCGGCCCGCACCGTCGTCTTCGACTCCATCCGCAAGCACGATGGCAACAACTTCGGGATCTCTTGCCTGGTGAGGGGgtggccgtggggcggccgtggggcggccgtggggcagcgggCACCATGGGGCAGAGTCTGGGACTCGGTGCCTGTCCTGCAGCTGCCCTTTGTGTGTCTGTCTAGGACTCTACGTGTAgatgtgggtgctgtggggcagcgggggggccgtggggcagcaTTTGGGGTCCTAGTGCCCATCCCACGGCTACGTTCCTGTACCTCCCCAGGGGTGTACGTGCAGATgtggctgccgtggggcagggtgggggccgtggggcaggctgtggggctgtgggcaccgtggggcagttgtggggcagaGTTTGGGCTCCTAGTGCCTGTTCCCGTGGCTgtcctttctgtgtttctctaAGACTCTGCATGTAGgtgtgggtgccgtggggcaggatgGGTGCTGTGGGTCAGGCCGTGGGTCTGAGCGCCCCACTCGCACCCCGTGCAGGGGAGTACGTGCAGCCGTGGGTcaggccgtggggcagccgtgggtcaggccgtggggcagggtgTGGGTCAGGCCGTGGGTCTGAGTGCCCCACTCGCGCCCCCGCGCAGGGGAGTACGTGCAGATGTGGGTGCCGTGGGCAGCCGTGGGTcaggccgtggggcagccgtggggcagggtgtGGGTCAGGCCGTGGGTCTGAGCGCCCCACTCGCGCCCCGCGCAGGGGAGTACGTGCAGATGTCGGGgcgcgcagggcggcgggggctggACTCCACCGGCACCGTCATCATCCTCTGCAAGGGGCCCGTCCCCGAGATGGCCGACCTGCACCGCATGATGCTGGTgggtccccgcgcccccccccctgagccccccgggccccccccccgggctggcccccccggcccccctgacccctgcccccgcgcccccagGGCCGCCCCACGCGCCTGCAGTCCCAGTTCCGCCTGACCTACTCCATGATCCTCAACCTGCTGCGGGCGCAGGCGCTGCGCGTCGAGGACATGATGCGGCGCAGCTTCTCCGAGTTCCCCCTGCGGCGGGACGCGCCGGTgcgggggacactggggacacggggacagcccGGTGTGGGATGGGGGGGCgcgggggacactggggacactgggatgcgccggtgcggggcggggggcgtgggggacagggggacagtggggacactggGACGCGCCGGTGCGgggtgggggacggggggacactggggacagggggacactggggacgtggggacggccCGGTGTGGGacgggggggcactggggatgccactggggacgtggggacagcccAGTatgggactggggggcactggggacactccAGAGCACAGGGGATGCTCCAGTACAGGCTCAGGGGATACTGGGGATGCCCCAGTatgggactggggggcactggggacactgcgGTATGCGTACTGGGGAGGTGGGGACGGCCCAgtgtgggactgggggcactggggaggtgGGGACACCCCAGTgcgggactggggacactggggacgtcCCAGTACAgggactgggggacactgggacaccCCAGTatgggactggggggcactggggaggtgGGGACACCCCAGTGTgggactgggggatactggggacactgggggttgTCCCAGTatggggactgggaggcactggggacactggggctgtCCCAGTACGGGGACTGGGGGCGCCGGGgaggcagggacccccccgtACGGGCAGGGGGGGCCgaggggcggcccgggggggggctggggtccccgtgccccccgccccgacccccgcccccccccaggcGCAGGAGCGGCGCGTGGCGGAGCTGCGGCGGGCGCTGGCGGCActgggggagccggggccggggggggcggagGCCGAGCTGCGCCCCTACCACCCGCGCCGtgggggggctgcgccgggccccgcgcccgcctgcaggtggggacccccggggacggggatgggggggacccccggggacggggacgttGGGGGACCCccgccctggggatggggggacgctggggggggccctggggggccctgggtggtgctgggggtctggggggggtccctgggggtctggggggggtcctgggcacACTGGGGGTCACCTGGGtggtgctgggggtctggggggacactgggggtccCAATCTGatctggggggtctgggggtccctggatgacttggggggggcgggggagtcCCCCTctgacctgggggggggggggtccctggctggtttggggggtcccgggggtcccctctgacctgggggggtccctggctggTTTGGGGGGTCCCGCGGCTCCCCTCTgagcggggggggtccctggctggtttggggggtcccgggcTCCCCTCTGAgcgggggggtccctggctggtttggggggtcccgggggtcccctctgacctggggggggtccctggctggtttggggggtcctgggggtcccctctgacctgggggggggggtcccctggctggtttggggggtcccgggggtcccctctgagcgggggggtctctgggtggtttgggggtcccgggggtcccctctgacctgggggggggggtccctggctggtttgggggggtcccggggtcccctctgcacgggggggtccctggctggTTTGGGGGGTCCCGCGGCTCCCCTCCGAgcgggggggtccctggctggtttgggggggtcccgggggtcccctctgagcgggggtcccggggtcccCAGCGGCGCCTGGCGCAGtcgccggcggggctgcgggcgctggcCCCCGGGCGGGTGGTGGTGGTCTGCACCCCCCGGCACCGCAACGCCCTGGGCCTCATCCTCCAGgtaccccaacaccccccccgccccccgagcaccccccatggggtgtccgtcccccccccccggcccccctcaccccctgccccccccaggtGTCCCCGGAGGGGTCCGGCCGCGCCTTCACCGCGCTGGTGCTGAGCGAGAAGCCCCCCGAGgagggggggccggcggggcccccccCCGACGTCCCCGACGTCCCCTACCCCGAGGACCTGCTGCTCACCAGGCTCTTCGTGCCCGAGggtgggggggtccgggggggtccccgcACCCCAGGGCCCTctccggggggggggtccccaatgGCTGGGTCCCcagggggttggggggtccccgAACGCCAGGgtcccctttgggggggggggggggtgtcagggtcctgggtttccttgggggggtttggggggggtccctgcaccccagtgCCCTCttgtgggggggggtccccagatgcCAGGGTCCTCCCTGGGGGGGGTGGGTCGGGGTCCTGGGTTTccttgggggggtttggggggggtccccggatgCCTGGGGTCCCCCTGGGGGGGTCGCAACACCTGGGTCCCCAGAggtggggggtccccagatgCCAGGGTCCTCTCTGGGGGGGGTGGGTTGGGGTCCTGGGTTtccttgggggggtccctgcaccccagtgccctctcggggggggggggggggtgtcccaatGGCTGGGTCCCCagggggttgggggtccccaaACACCAGGGTCCCTTggaggggggggtgggtgggggtcccgggtctccccgggggtttggggggtccccggatgcccggccccccccccccgacgcccggcccccccaggcccctgCGGGCACGCGCTGGAGAAGCTGCAGCCCGAGGACATCGGGGGGATCACGGCCAAGACCCTGCGGGTGAACCCCGAAaagctcctgcaggagctgcgccCGCGCCAGGGCCCCCGGCAcaggtggggggcacggggggggtccccggggcgcttggggtcccgggggggggtccgAGAGTGCTCGTGGGGGGCTCTCCCTGcttttggggtgcctgggggcgTCTTTTGGGGTGTCTTTGTGTGTGGGAGGGTCCTTGgagggggttttttccccattttggggtccctggggggggtctctgTGGATATTggggtccttgggggggtccccaggggtgtGTGGGGGGTCTGAGAGTGCGCTTGGGGTGTCTCCCTGcttttggggtgcctggggggggtctctgtggatattggggtccctgggggggtcttCTGGGGTGTCCGTGTGTGTGGGGTCCTTGGGGGGGGCTTCTCTCcagttttggggtattttgggggTCTCTTCACAGTttcagggtccctgggggggtctctGTGGGTgttggggtggctggggggggggtgtcccccatTTTGGGGCCTCGCAGGGAGGGTCTcggggggtgttggggtccccaggggtgtgggggggtctgAGAGTGCTCTCGGGGGGGTCTCCctggttttggggtccctgggcgGGGGGTCTTGGGGGTCGCTGTGGAtattggggtccctgggggggtgtcccggttttggggtccctgggggggatCTTGGGGGGTTCTCTGTAGGcgttggggtccctgggggggtgtgTCCCAgttttggggtcctgggggggaggTCTGTCTGGAtattgggggtgctgggggggggggggggtcttttCACAgtgtggggtccctggggggttcCCCCATTGCGGGgtccccccccgaccccccgtgccccccctcgcccccaggCCGGAGCCCCCCGGGACGGAGGTGGGGGCGGCGGTGCAGGAGCTGGCCCGGCtggcggggggggccccgggggggctcccCCTGCTCGACCCGGTGGGGGCCCTGCAGCTGCGGGACCCCGAGGCCGTGGAAGCGGCCGCCGAAGCCCGGGCCCTGGCCGCCTCGCTGGGCTCCTTCCGCTGCGTGCACAGCCCCCCGCTTCCCCCAGCAGGtacggggggggccggggagggggcgctcgggacccccgggaccaccccccccccccaacctccgTCTCCCCCCAGTACGCCCAGTTTGCCGCCcgggaggagctgctggagcagctggagcatCTCCAGTTCCTGCTGTCGGACcagtcgctgctgctgctgcccgagTACCACCAGCGCGTGGCCGTgggtgtccccccgtgtcccccccccggtgtccccccccgtgtcccctgggacccccccgtgtccttccctgtgtccctgggacccccccatgtcccctgggaccccccacgTCCTCCCCACGTCCCTGCTGCCCGGGTACCACCAACACGTGGCTGTGGGTGtccccccctgggaccccccccccccgtgttccctgggacccccatgtcccccccattgtcccctgtcacccccccagAGCCCCTGTGCCCCCGTCCCCTGGGACCCctatgtcccccccatgtcccctgggacccccaaagggcccccgtgcccccccatgtcccatttccccccccccccgtgtctcctgggaccccccccagggctgctgtgccccatcccctgggacccccaaagggcccccgtgcccccccgtgtcccatatcccccccccacccccgtgtctcctgggacccccccccagggctgctgtgcccctgtcccccgtgcccccccgtgccccctccccgtgcccccccacgtccccactgCTGCTGCCCAAGTGTCCCCACTGCGGGGCTGTGGgttccccccgtgccccccctcaTTTCcatcccccgggaccccccccccccgggcccccgttTCCCCCCCGTCCCTGCTCCCCGAGTGCCACCAGCGTGTCACCGTGCCCCCCCCGcagcgggggcgggggaaggACACTCTCGggacccctcccctccccgggcccccggTGCGACGCggacgggggagggggggtccccgcgtgcccccgtccccccagcgtgtgtgtccccccccccaggtgctgCGGGCGCTGGGGTACgtggcggaggggggggcggtGGCCCTGGGGGGCCGCCTGGCCTCGCTGCTGAGCGCCCACGAGCTGGTGCTgacggagctgctgctggggaacgTCCTGGCCCCCCTGCGCCCCGAGGAGAGCGTCgccctgctctcctgcatggtctgccccggccgcggggagccccccccccgcctgccgccCCCCCTCCAGCAGGTACCGCCGGGGGGCGATGGGGGGTGCctagggtttgggggggtcccggatGGTGGGGTCCgtagggtttgggggggtcctggatGGTGGGGTCcgtagggtttgggggggggggggtcccccagatGATGGGGTCTataggatttggggggggggggtccccggatgGTGGAGTCCttaggatttggggggggtgtcccccaggTGATGGTGTCCATAGGATGTGGGGGGAGGGGTCCCGGATGGTGGGGTCcgtagggtttgggggggggggtgtcccccaggTGATGGGGTCTAcaggatttgggggggatcccCGGATGGTGGAGTCCttaggatttgggggggggtgtcccccaggTGATGGAGTCCataggatttgggggggggtcctggaTGGTGGAGTCCATAGGGTTTCAGGGGGGCCTGGGGGGTGGAAAGGAGGGTCCccagagatttggggggggggtgtgtgttccCCCAGGTGTTGGAGTCCTGGGGACTTAGGGGGGGCTGTGGGGTACAatggggctctgccagagcggaGCTGTGGGGTCCCGCGGATGTTGGCGTccctggggatttggggggggctgtggggccgaGCAGGGGTCCCCCCAACACCAGGGTCCCTGAGGCTGTGGGGGGccagggggtggggtggggtcccTGATTCGGGGttcctgggtgccccccccccccccccccagggggtGGAGCGGGTGGGGGAtggtggggcagggtggggtcCCTGATtcgggggtgcccccccccccccccccccagggcatgGAGCAGGTGCGGGCGGTGGCCCAGCGCGTGGGGCGGCTGCAGCAGGAGTGCGGCCTCAGCCAGAGCGTGGAGGAGTTCGTGGAGCAGTTTGGCTTCGGCCTCGTCGAGGTCGTCTACGAGTGGGCCCGCGGCATGGTgagaccccccagacccccccccccagacccccctgagaccccccagTCCCTCGagacccccaagacccccccagtcctcccagatccccccaagccccccctcGAGACACCCAAGacaccccccaagaccccccatcCCCGCCCAGTCCTCCCAAGATCCCCTGAGACCCCGAAGACCCCCCAGACTCCCCAAgacccctgagacccccccccgagacccccagtccccccccagtcctcccaagaccccccaagaccccccaggccccccagaTCCTCCCAACCCCCCAGTCCTCCCAAGACCCCCTagacccccccagtcccctgaGACCCCCCATCCCCCCTCAGTCCTCCCAagacccccccagtcccctgaGATGCTCCCaagacccccagaccccccagtcCTCCCAAgaccccccagtccccccccagtcccccaagacccccccaagacccc harbors:
- the SKIC2 gene encoding LOW QUALITY PROTEIN: superkiller complex protein 2 (The sequence of the model RefSeq protein was modified relative to this genomic sequence to represent the inferred CDS: inserted 3 bases in 3 codons; deleted 1 base in 1 codon) — protein: HHLHLPIKALSNQKFRDFKATFGDVGLLTGDVQLRPEASCLIMTTEILRSMLYNGSDVIRDLEWVIFDEVHYINDAERGVVWEEVLIMLPEHVKLILLSATIPNAFEFAQWVGRTKRRRLRVISTRQRPVPLEHFLYTGNSPRTRHQLFLLLDARGNFSTQGYYAAVEAKKERTSKHAQTFGAKQPTMGGTGPGQDRGVWLALLXLLREREQLPVVAFTFSRSRCDEHADALGSLDLVSSAERGRIRLFFQRCVSRLRGSDRRLPQVVHMAELLQXGIGVHHGGVLPLLKEVVEMLFSQGLVKVLFATETFAMGVNMPARTVVFDSIRKHDGNNFXDLLPGEYVQMSGRAGRRGLDSTGTVIILCKGPVPEMADLHRMMLGRPTRLQSQFRLTYSMILNLLRAQALRVEDMMRRSFSEFPLRRDAPAQERRVAELRRALAALGEPGPGGAEAELGGVPGWFGGVPGVPSERGSRGPQRRLAQSPAGLRALAPGRVVVVCTPRHRNALGLILQVSPEGSGRAFTALVLSEKPPEEGGPAGPPPDVPDVPYPEDLLLTRLFVPEGPCGHALEKLQPEDIGGITAKTLRVNPEKLLQELRPRQGPRHRPEPPGTEVGAAVQELARLAGGAPGGLPLLDPVGALQLRDPEAVEAAAEARALAASLGSFRCVHAPRFPQQYAQFAAREELLEQLEHLQFLLSDQSLLLLPEYHQRVAVLRALGYVAEGGAVALGGRLASLLSAHELVLTELLLGNVLAPLRPEESVALLSCMVCPGRGEPPPRLPPPLQQGMEQVRAVAQRVGRLQQECGLSQSVEEFVEQFGFGLVEVVYEWARGMPFADIARLAAVQEGAVVRCIQRLEETCREVRQAARMVGEPALAAKMEAASNMIKRDIVFAASLYTQ